The Peromyscus eremicus chromosome 8b, PerEre_H2_v1, whole genome shotgun sequence genome contains a region encoding:
- the Myct1 gene encoding myc target protein 1, producing MANNTTSLGSPWPENFWEDLIMSFTVSVAIGLAIGGFLWALFVFLSRRRRASAPISQWSPTRRPRSYNQGLNRTGFYRHSGCERRSNLSLASLTFQRQASMELANSFPRKSSFRASTFHPFLQCPPLPVETESQLMTLPASTTPSAISTGHNLSRPDFRWSSNSLRMGLSTPPPPAYESIIKAFPDS from the coding sequence AGGACCTTATAATGTCCTTCACTGTCTCTGTGGCGATTGGGCTCGCAATCGGAGGATTTCTCTGGGCGCTGTTCGTTTTCCTGTCTCGAAGAAGAAGAGCTAGCGCTCCCATCTCACAGTGGAGTCCCACCAGGCGACCCAGGTCCTACAACCAGGGCCTCAACAGAACTGGATTCTACCGCCACAGTGGCTGTGAGCGTCGAAGCAACCTCAGCCTGGCCAGTCTCACCTTCCAGAGACAAGCTTCCATGGAGCTGGCAAATTCCTTCCCCAGGAAATCAAGCTTCAGGGCTTCAACTTTCCATCCCTTCCTGCAATGCCCACCACTTCCGGTGGAAACGGAGAGTCAGCTGATGACcctgcctgcctccaccacccCATCTGCCATCAGCACCGGCCACAATCTGAGCCGGCCTGACTTCCGCTGGTCCAGCAACAGCTTGCGGATGGGCCTTTCCACACCGCCGCCACCTGCCTATGAGTCCATCATCAAGGCATTTCCCGATTCCTGA